A genomic segment from Gossypium hirsutum isolate 1008001.06 chromosome D04, Gossypium_hirsutum_v2.1, whole genome shotgun sequence encodes:
- the LOC107911530 gene encoding ankyrin-1 isoform X1 — protein sequence MGPQEPEENISHMDASLYKAAAEGNIEVFNNKQGLQLESLKTPNHDNVLHVNLATQETAAWLLNRFHSCDPVMSFFITMIKREKRSDFIEQILRKCPSLLLQTNAKGQTPLHVAARNGHSAIVKLLIKFCAKARDGDLEKLGMDQVNAVREMLRITDQESNMALHEAARCGNVEVAKALLEFEDPEFPYSANKKQETPLYITARRRGSGRLLTLLLDKFKSTAHGGPHGRTALHAAAMAGDAEAIKVILNKKGNLTKERDEDGHTPLHYAAHFGNRLSVVKELLKRDVTAAYIGDKKRGMTPLLMAARQGHLLTVSKILSLCPDCCEKVDNKSLNLLHYLAFRGSSSPFGNSGFKSDHIEIVYGSVKTLMELEGAFGMTPQDVDNAVRSQKHHHKQWVAWQKQIKELLEEVENDQVAEKSVHHFTVRNNHRKFG from the exons ATGGGACCTCAGGAGCCTGAAGAGAACATCAGTCACATGGATGCTTCGCTCTATAAGGCAGCAGCAGAAGGCAACATTGAAGTATTCAATAATAAGCAGGGACTTCAACTTGAGTCGCTAAAGACCCCAAACCATGACAACGTCCTCCATGTTAACTTGGCAACCCAGGAGACTGCCGCCTGGCTTTTAAACAGATTTCACTCATGCGATCCGGTTATGAGTTTTTTCATTACTatgataaaaagagaaaaaagatcaGATTTTATCGAACAAATTCTCAGAAAGTGTCCGTCACTGCTACTCCAAACGAATGCTAAAGGTCAAACTCCTTTACACGTTGCAGCAAGGAATGGACATTCTGCTATTGTGAAACTTCTAATCAAGTTTTGCGCAAAAGCTAGAGATGGAGATTTAGAGAAGCTGGGAATGGATCAAGTAAATGCAGTGAGGGAGATGCTGAGGATTACGGATCAGGAATCCAACATGGCTTTACACGAAGCAGCACGTTGTGGCAATGTTGAAGTGGCGAAAGCATTGTTGGAGTTTGAAGACCCTGAATTTCCGTATTCTGCCAACAAAAAACAGGAGACTCCACTTTACATAACAGCTAGGAGGAGAGGATCTGGGCGCTTGTTGACTCTATTATTAGACAAATTCAAATCAACTGCTCATGGCGGCCCCCACGGTAGAACAGCTTTGCATGCAGCAGCTATGGCTGGTGATGCAG AGGCAATAAAGGTAATATTAAATAAGAAGGGGAATTTGACAAAGGAAAGAGATGAAGATGGACACACCCCTCTCCATTATGCTGCACACTTTGGTAATAGATTGTCAGTTGTGAAAGAACTGTTAAAAAGGGATGTAACAGCTGCCTATATAGGTGATAAAAAGAGGGGGATGACACCCCTTCTTATGGCAGCCAGGCAAGGTCATCTTTTAACAGTTTCAAAGATTCTCTCTTTATGTCCAGATTGTTGTGAAAAAGTGGACAACAAAAGTTTGAATTTACTTCATTATCTGGCTTTTAGAGGCTCTTCCTCTCCATTTGGGAATTCTGGTTTCAAGAGTGATCATATTGAGATTGTATACGGATCAGTCAAAACTCTAATGGAGTTGGAAGGTGCCTTTGGAATGACACCTCAAGATGTTGATAATGCAGTTCGATCTCAGAAACATCATCATAAACAG TGGGTGGCATGGCAGAAGCAAATCAAAGAATTGTTGGAAGAAGTTGAGAATGATCAAGTGGCGGAGAAATCAGTTCATCACTTTACCGTACGAAATAATCATAGAAAGTTTGGATAA
- the LOC107911530 gene encoding ankyrin-3 isoform X2, translated as MGPQEPEENISHMDASLYKAAAEGNIEVFNNKQGLQLESLKTPNHDNVLHVNLATQETAAWLLNRFHSCDPVMSFFITMIKREKRSDFIEQILRKCPSLLLQTNAKGQTPLHVAARNGHSAIVKLLIKFCAKARDGDLEKLGMDQVNAVREMLRITDQESNMALHEAARCGNVEVAKALLEFEDPEFPYSANKKQETPLYITARRRGSGRLLTLLLDKFKSTAHGGPHGRTALHAAAMAGDAEAIKVILNKKGNLTKERDEDGHTPLHYAAHFGNRLSVVKELLKRDVTAAYIGDKKRGMTPLLMAARQGHLLTVSKILSLCPDCCEKVDNKSLNLLHYLAFRGSSSPFGNSGFKSDHIEIVYGSVKTLMELEGAFGMTPQDVDNAVRSQKHHHKQKQIKELLEEVENDQVAEKSVHHFTVRNNHRKFG; from the exons ATGGGACCTCAGGAGCCTGAAGAGAACATCAGTCACATGGATGCTTCGCTCTATAAGGCAGCAGCAGAAGGCAACATTGAAGTATTCAATAATAAGCAGGGACTTCAACTTGAGTCGCTAAAGACCCCAAACCATGACAACGTCCTCCATGTTAACTTGGCAACCCAGGAGACTGCCGCCTGGCTTTTAAACAGATTTCACTCATGCGATCCGGTTATGAGTTTTTTCATTACTatgataaaaagagaaaaaagatcaGATTTTATCGAACAAATTCTCAGAAAGTGTCCGTCACTGCTACTCCAAACGAATGCTAAAGGTCAAACTCCTTTACACGTTGCAGCAAGGAATGGACATTCTGCTATTGTGAAACTTCTAATCAAGTTTTGCGCAAAAGCTAGAGATGGAGATTTAGAGAAGCTGGGAATGGATCAAGTAAATGCAGTGAGGGAGATGCTGAGGATTACGGATCAGGAATCCAACATGGCTTTACACGAAGCAGCACGTTGTGGCAATGTTGAAGTGGCGAAAGCATTGTTGGAGTTTGAAGACCCTGAATTTCCGTATTCTGCCAACAAAAAACAGGAGACTCCACTTTACATAACAGCTAGGAGGAGAGGATCTGGGCGCTTGTTGACTCTATTATTAGACAAATTCAAATCAACTGCTCATGGCGGCCCCCACGGTAGAACAGCTTTGCATGCAGCAGCTATGGCTGGTGATGCAG AGGCAATAAAGGTAATATTAAATAAGAAGGGGAATTTGACAAAGGAAAGAGATGAAGATGGACACACCCCTCTCCATTATGCTGCACACTTTGGTAATAGATTGTCAGTTGTGAAAGAACTGTTAAAAAGGGATGTAACAGCTGCCTATATAGGTGATAAAAAGAGGGGGATGACACCCCTTCTTATGGCAGCCAGGCAAGGTCATCTTTTAACAGTTTCAAAGATTCTCTCTTTATGTCCAGATTGTTGTGAAAAAGTGGACAACAAAAGTTTGAATTTACTTCATTATCTGGCTTTTAGAGGCTCTTCCTCTCCATTTGGGAATTCTGGTTTCAAGAGTGATCATATTGAGATTGTATACGGATCAGTCAAAACTCTAATGGAGTTGGAAGGTGCCTTTGGAATGACACCTCAAGATGTTGATAATGCAGTTCGATCTCAGAAACATCATCATAAACAG AAGCAAATCAAAGAATTGTTGGAAGAAGTTGAGAATGATCAAGTGGCGGAGAAATCAGTTCATCACTTTACCGTACGAAATAATCATAGAAAGTTTGGATAA
- the LOC107911531 gene encoding protein ACCELERATED CELL DEATH 6: protein MDASLYKAAVEGNIEEFNNKHGLQLESLKTPNHDNVLHLNLATQENATLLFNIFLSIIKFFPLLYGCFSPPMRDLITIIRGERRSDFIEQILSKCPSMLLQTNAKGQTPLHVAARYGHSAIVKLLIKSCAKARDGDLEKLGMDQVNAVRWMLRITDQESNTALHEAARCGNVEVVKALLEFEDPDFPYSANKKQETPLYIAARRGDGGMLSILLDKLKSAALGGPHGRTVLHAAAMARDAEAIRIILEKKGNLTKERDEDGHTPLHYAAHLGSRFSVVEELLKWDISAAYIGDKKRGMTPLLMAARQGYLGTCSKILSLCPDCCEKVDNYGLNLLHYAAFRDSVFRFGSSVFKRGGAEIVYGSVRNLMELEGAFGVTPQEVYNTLRSMKQHHKQKQIKELLEELENDQVAEEPVCKFRLPNVSTKRLAAIRNTHLIVAALIATVTFAAAITVPGGLESEKGSKQGTPFLIHEAAFKVFVVTNALAFIYSVSALCIYFRVLDNLLSRFNFWRETILHRTKVVSGLLGYATVAMMIAFSTGSY, encoded by the exons ATGGATGCTTCGTTGTATAAGGCAGCAGTAGAAGGCAACATTGAAGAATTCAATAATAAGCACGGGCTTCAGCTTGAGTCGCTAAAGACCCCAAACCATGACAACGTGCTCCATCTTAACTTGGCAACCCAGGAGAATGCTACCTTGCTTTTTAACATATTTCTCTCAATAATCAAATTCTTCCCCTTACTATATGGATGCTTCTCTCCGCCTATGCgtgatttaattactattataAGAGGAGAAAGAAGATCGGATTTTATCGAACAAATTCTCAGCAAGTGTCCGTCAATGCTACTCCAAACGAATGCTAAAGGCCAAACTCCTTTGCACGTTGCAGCAAGGTATGGACATTCTGCTATTGTGAAACTTCTAATCAAGTCTTGTGCAAAAGCTAGAGATGGAGATTTAGAGAAGCTGGGAATGGATCAAGTAAATGCAGTGAGGTGGATGCTGAGGATTACGGATCAGGAATCCAACACGGCTTTACATGAAGCAGCACGATGTGGCAATGTTGAAGTGGTAAAAGCATTGTTGGAGTTTGAAGACCCTGATTTTCCGTATTCTGCCAATAAAAAACAGGAGACTCCACTTTACATAGCTGCTAGGAGAGGAGACGGAGGCATGCTGAGTATACTATTAGATAAATTGAAATCAGCAGCTCTTGGTGGCCCCCACGGTAGAACAGTTTTGCATGCAGCAGCTATGGCTAGAGATGCAG AGGCAATAAGGATAATATTAGAGAAGAAGGGGAATTTGACAAAGGAAAGAGATGAAGATGGGCACACGCCTCTTCATTATGCTGCACACTTGGGTTCTAGATTCTCAGTTGTGGAAGAACTGTTAAAATGGGATATATCAGCTGCCTATATAGGTGATAAAAAGAGGGGGATGACACCCCTTCTTATGGCAGCCAGGCAAGGCTATCTTGGAACATGTTCAAAGATTCTCTCTTTATGTCCAGATTGTTGCGAAAAAGTGGACAACTATGGTTTGAATTTACTTCATTATGCGGCTTTTAGAGACTCTGTCTTTCGATTTGGGAGTTCTGTTTTTAAGCGTGGTGGTGCTGAGATTGTATATGGATCAGTTAGAAATCTAATGGAGTTGGAAGGTGCCTTTGGAGTCACACCTCAAGAAGTTTATAATACACTTCGATCTATGAAACAACATCATAAACAg AAGCAAATCAAAGAATTGTTGGAAGAATTGGAGAACGATCAAGTGGCAGAGGAACCCGTTTGTAAGTTTCGCTTACCAAATGTTTCTACAAAAAGATTGGCGGCTATAAGAAATACTCATTTAATAGTGGCAGCACTTATAGCCACCGTCACCTTCGCAGCGGCAATAACTGTTCCTGGTGGTTTGGAGAGTGAAAAAGGGTCAAAGCAAGGCACTCCCTTTTTGATTCATGAGGCAGCCTTTAAAGTATTTGTTGTAACAAACGCATTGGCCTTTATTTATTCTGTTTCTGCCCTCTGCATCTACTTTCGGGTTCTGGATAATCTATTATCAAGATTTAATTTTTGGCGTGAAACAATTTTACATCGAACTAAAGTTGTTTCTGGGCTTCTTGGCTATGCAACAGTCGCGATGATGATTGCTTTCAGCACAGGCAGTtattga